A DNA window from Motilibacter rhizosphaerae contains the following coding sequences:
- the larC gene encoding nickel pincer cofactor biosynthesis protein LarC, with protein sequence MSTLWLDVSVGASGDMLLGALLGAGASLDAVQRAVAALDVEPVRIGVEQVTRAGLVATRAVVDCPPSAHRRTWPDVQLLLASADLDAAVRGAALRTFALLAEAEAAVHGVPVDDVHFHEVGALDSLADVVGVSAAIHDLAPSSVVATPVGVGSGSVRTAHGALPVPVPAVLQIAAQHGLPVESGPGAGEMCTPTGAALLSAYVTAWGGLPAGVVRGTGAGAGGKEVPGVANVVRAVVLDGTSAGTLVQLEANVDDLDPRVWPYVLARLLDAGALDAWLVPIVMKKGRPAHTLAVLCAESHADALQRLVFVETTTLGVRRLLVSRTALERDVTEVSVDGQSVRVKRGWLDGEVVTATPEYADAEAAARATGLPLREVLARALRGQ encoded by the coding sequence GTGAGCACGCTCTGGCTCGACGTCTCCGTGGGCGCCAGCGGAGACATGCTGCTGGGCGCCCTGCTCGGGGCCGGCGCCTCCCTCGACGCGGTGCAGCGCGCGGTCGCGGCGCTCGACGTCGAGCCCGTGCGCATCGGCGTCGAGCAGGTCACCCGCGCCGGGCTGGTCGCCACGCGAGCGGTCGTCGACTGCCCGCCGTCGGCGCACCGGCGTACGTGGCCCGACGTCCAGCTGCTGCTGGCCTCCGCCGACCTCGACGCCGCCGTACGCGGAGCGGCGCTGCGGACCTTCGCCCTGCTCGCCGAGGCGGAGGCGGCCGTGCACGGCGTGCCCGTCGACGACGTGCACTTCCACGAGGTGGGGGCGCTGGACTCGCTCGCCGACGTCGTCGGCGTGAGCGCCGCGATCCACGACCTCGCCCCCTCGAGCGTCGTCGCGACCCCGGTGGGCGTGGGCTCGGGCAGCGTGCGCACCGCCCACGGCGCGCTGCCCGTCCCCGTACCCGCCGTGCTGCAGATCGCCGCGCAGCACGGGCTTCCGGTCGAGTCCGGCCCCGGTGCCGGGGAGATGTGCACGCCGACGGGCGCCGCGCTGCTCTCCGCGTACGTAACCGCGTGGGGTGGGCTGCCCGCAGGCGTGGTCCGCGGGACCGGTGCCGGAGCCGGGGGCAAGGAGGTGCCGGGCGTCGCGAACGTCGTGCGCGCCGTCGTCCTCGACGGCACCTCGGCCGGCACGCTCGTGCAGCTGGAGGCCAACGTCGACGACCTCGACCCGCGCGTCTGGCCGTACGTCCTGGCGCGCCTGCTCGATGCGGGCGCGCTCGACGCGTGGCTCGTGCCCATCGTCATGAAGAAGGGCCGGCCCGCGCACACGCTCGCGGTGCTCTGCGCCGAGTCGCACGCGGACGCTCTGCAGCGCCTCGTCTTCGTCGAGACGACGACGCTCGGGGTCCGCCGCCTACTCGTCTCCCGGACGGCCCTCGAGCGCGACGTCACGGAGGTGAGCGTCGACGGGCAGTCGGTGCGGGTGAAGCGCGGCTGGCTCGACGGGGAGGTGGTGACCGCGACACCGGAGTACGCCGACGCGGAGGCCGCGGCTCGCGCCACCGGCCTGCCACTGCGCGAGGTGCTCGCGCGGGCACTGCGGGGGCAGTAG
- the larB gene encoding nickel pincer cofactor biosynthesis protein LarB, translating to MSDYVDLGFARLDTDRAARTGDPEVVFGQGKTPQQVVDLLRVLAEQDTGRPALATRLSDEARQLVREQLPDAVVDDTARCAVLGALPEALGTVCVVSAGTSDQAVAAEAALVARVHGAGVEEVRDVGVAGLHRILSVRDQLDAADCLIVVAGMEGALPSVVGGLTGVPVVAVPTSVGYGASFGGLSALLGMLNSCAPGVVVCNIDNGYGAGVFAARVARRTSQR from the coding sequence ATGAGCGACTACGTCGACCTCGGCTTCGCCCGCCTCGACACCGACCGCGCCGCGCGCACCGGCGACCCCGAGGTGGTCTTCGGGCAGGGCAAGACCCCGCAGCAGGTGGTCGACCTGCTGCGCGTGCTCGCGGAGCAGGACACCGGCCGCCCGGCGCTCGCCACCCGGCTCTCGGACGAGGCGCGCCAGCTCGTGCGCGAGCAGCTGCCCGACGCCGTGGTCGACGACACGGCACGGTGTGCCGTGCTGGGCGCACTTCCTGAGGCCCTCGGCACGGTCTGCGTCGTCTCGGCGGGGACCTCGGACCAGGCGGTCGCGGCCGAGGCGGCCCTGGTGGCGCGGGTGCACGGCGCCGGCGTCGAGGAGGTCCGCGATGTCGGAGTGGCTGGCCTGCACCGCATCCTGTCCGTACGCGACCAGCTTGACGCCGCGGACTGCCTCATCGTGGTGGCCGGGATGGAGGGGGCGCTGCCGAGCGTCGTCGGCGGGCTGACGGGCGTGCCCGTCGTCGCGGTGCCGACCAGTGTCGGCTACGGCGCGTCCTTCGGAGGACTGTCGGCGCTGCTGGGGATGCTCAACAGCTGCGCCCCCGGAGTGGTCGTCTGCAACATCGACAACGGCTACGGCGCAGGCGTCTTCGCCGCCCGCGTGGCGCGGCGTACGAGCCAGCGGTGA
- a CDS encoding methyltransferase: MPQLALDDALAEVRAALLDRGGLRRAVASGARRGTTPAWRRVEVRPVQLKAGERLQVVRYDERQAFTANAAWPEEAATAVDELTAEPFAHWHVETDQSTLQLRVTKKGDALLSRSAPTGSATTRSNDRPVEHLLAPDDPLFGVLGAGAAKRRQVDSFLRVLAGVEAELPDGPLRVVDLGCGNAYLTFAVHRYLSRSREVQLVGVDSKAQSREHGSDVARRLGVEDAVRFVEAPIADAPLSDVDVVLALHACDTATDDALAAAVRAGARLVLAAPCCHHDLQRQLREGAPPDPYALLTRHGILRERFGDVLTDALRAAVLRLVGYRVDVVEFTAAEDTPRNVLLRAVRTGAPPTEELRRQYADLIAAWGLCPALAERLAPELAAAAVPG; the protein is encoded by the coding sequence GTGCCCCAGCTCGCGCTCGACGACGCCCTCGCGGAGGTGCGCGCCGCCCTCCTCGACCGCGGCGGGCTGCGCCGCGCGGTCGCCAGCGGGGCGCGCCGGGGGACGACACCGGCCTGGCGGCGGGTGGAGGTACGCCCCGTGCAGCTCAAGGCGGGGGAGCGGCTGCAGGTCGTGCGCTACGACGAGCGGCAGGCCTTCACCGCCAACGCCGCGTGGCCCGAGGAGGCCGCTACCGCGGTCGACGAGCTGACCGCCGAGCCGTTCGCGCACTGGCACGTGGAGACCGACCAGTCCACGCTGCAGCTGCGCGTGACCAAGAAGGGCGACGCCCTGCTCTCCCGCTCGGCGCCCACCGGGTCCGCGACCACCCGCTCCAACGACCGCCCCGTCGAGCACCTGCTCGCGCCCGACGACCCGCTGTTCGGCGTGCTCGGCGCCGGAGCGGCCAAGCGGCGGCAGGTGGACTCGTTCCTCCGCGTGCTCGCCGGCGTCGAGGCCGAGCTGCCCGACGGCCCGCTGCGGGTCGTCGACCTCGGGTGCGGCAACGCCTACCTCACCTTCGCCGTGCACCGCTACCTCTCCCGCAGCCGGGAGGTGCAGCTCGTCGGCGTCGACAGCAAGGCCCAGTCGCGCGAGCACGGCAGCGACGTCGCCCGCCGGCTCGGGGTCGAGGACGCCGTGCGCTTCGTCGAGGCCCCGATCGCCGACGCGCCGCTCAGCGACGTCGACGTCGTCCTGGCCCTGCACGCCTGCGACACCGCCACCGACGACGCCCTCGCCGCCGCCGTGCGGGCCGGTGCCCGCCTCGTCCTCGCCGCCCCCTGCTGCCACCACGACCTCCAGCGCCAGCTGCGCGAGGGCGCCCCGCCCGACCCGTACGCGCTGCTGACCCGGCACGGGATCCTGCGGGAGCGCTTCGGCGACGTGCTGACGGACGCCCTGCGCGCGGCGGTGCTGCGGCTGGTCGGCTACCGCGTCGACGTCGTGGAGTTCACCGCCGCGGAGGACACCCCCCGCAACGTGCTCCTGCGGGCCGTCCGCACCGGCGCACCGCCGACGGAGGAGCTGCGCCGGCAGTACGCCGACCTCATCGCCGCCTGGGGCCTGTGTCCCGCGCTGGCCGAGCGGCTGGCTCCCGAGCTCGCCGCAGCCGCGGTGCCGGGGTGA
- a CDS encoding MFS transporter: MFHALRNRNYRLFWYGSVVSNTGTWMQRIAQDWLVLQLTSSGTALGITTALQFLPVLLFGLQGGVLADRLPKRQILLVTQTVMGLAALVLGLLEVAGVVQVWHVYLLAAVLGLGAAFDNPARQSFVIEMVGKEDLSNAIGLNATAFNMGRVVGPAVAGLLISASHQHTGPVFLINAASFLAILVALGRMRESELEASPRRSAGKGALREGLRYVRSNREVRTILLVTACFGTFGMNFSITTALMAKDVYGKGAGGYGLLGTVMAVGSLTGALLAARREAPQLKVFLAAVIAFGVLESVSGLMPSYVSFAVVLVPLGLTSITALNTANALLQTRSDPVMRGRVLSLHVLVVFGTAPLVSPLIGWVGEEFGARWSLSGGGVLSLVGGVAGAVYLGRQRTVPVAAVEPEPVAASAA, from the coding sequence ATGTTCCACGCCCTGCGCAACCGCAACTACCGGCTCTTCTGGTACGGCTCGGTGGTCTCCAACACCGGCACCTGGATGCAGCGGATCGCCCAGGACTGGCTGGTGCTGCAGCTGACCTCCAGCGGCACGGCCCTCGGCATCACGACCGCACTGCAGTTCCTGCCCGTGCTGCTCTTCGGGCTCCAGGGCGGTGTGCTCGCCGACCGGCTTCCCAAGCGGCAGATCCTCCTCGTCACGCAGACCGTCATGGGCCTCGCCGCGCTGGTGCTCGGTCTGCTCGAGGTCGCCGGCGTCGTGCAGGTCTGGCACGTCTACCTGCTCGCCGCCGTCCTCGGCCTCGGCGCGGCCTTCGACAACCCGGCCCGGCAGTCCTTCGTCATCGAGATGGTCGGCAAGGAGGACCTCTCCAACGCGATCGGGCTCAACGCCACGGCCTTCAACATGGGCCGCGTCGTCGGGCCGGCAGTCGCCGGCCTGCTCATCTCCGCGTCCCACCAGCACACCGGCCCGGTCTTCCTCATCAACGCGGCGTCGTTCCTCGCGATCCTCGTGGCGCTCGGCAGGATGCGCGAGAGCGAGCTCGAGGCGAGCCCCCGGCGCTCCGCAGGGAAGGGGGCGCTGCGGGAGGGCCTGCGCTACGTCCGGTCCAACCGCGAGGTGCGCACGATCCTGCTGGTCACGGCCTGCTTCGGCACGTTCGGCATGAACTTCTCCATCACCACCGCGCTCATGGCGAAGGACGTCTACGGCAAGGGCGCCGGCGGCTACGGCCTCCTCGGCACCGTCATGGCCGTGGGCTCGCTCACGGGGGCGCTGCTCGCCGCGCGCCGCGAGGCTCCGCAGCTCAAGGTGTTCCTCGCCGCCGTGATCGCGTTCGGCGTGCTCGAGTCGGTCTCCGGCCTCATGCCGTCGTACGTGTCGTTCGCCGTCGTGCTCGTCCCGCTCGGGCTCACCTCGATCACCGCGCTCAACACCGCCAACGCCCTGCTGCAGACGAGGTCCGACCCGGTGATGCGCGGGCGAGTGCTGTCCCTCCACGTCCTCGTGGTGTTCGGTACGGCCCCGCTCGTCTCGCCGCTCATCGGCTGGGTCGGCGAGGAGTTCGGCGCCCGCTGGAGCCTCAGCGGCGGCGGGGTGCTGTCCCTGGTCGGGGGCGTGGCGGGGGCGGTCTACCTCGGCCGGCAGCGCACAGTCCCGGTCGCGGCCGTCGAGCCCGAGCCGGTGGCGGCGAGCGCGGCCTGA
- a CDS encoding MarR family winged helix-turn-helix transcriptional regulator, translated as METDDLSLQLRPAVMRLARRLRNARESDLPVGKLMALASLDRHGPMTPGELAEHEHVSPPSMTRTIAALEEQGLLTRSPHPTDRRQQILAVTPDAHAMLEADRKRRDALLTEALADLTRDERAVLAAAVPVLAKLAGG; from the coding sequence ATGGAGACCGACGACCTGTCCCTGCAGCTGCGGCCCGCCGTGATGCGGCTGGCGCGGCGGCTGCGCAACGCCCGCGAGTCCGACCTTCCGGTCGGCAAGCTCATGGCGCTGGCGAGCCTCGACCGGCACGGCCCGATGACGCCGGGCGAGCTCGCCGAGCACGAGCACGTGTCGCCGCCCTCCATGACCCGCACGATCGCGGCACTGGAGGAGCAGGGCCTGCTGACGCGCTCGCCGCACCCGACCGACCGCCGGCAGCAGATCCTCGCCGTCACCCCGGACGCGCACGCGATGCTCGAGGCCGACCGGAAGCGGCGCGACGCGCTGCTGACGGAGGCGCTCGCCGACCTCACCCGCGACGAGCGGGCCGTCCTCGCGGCTGCCGTCCCCGTCCTCGCCAAGCTGGCTGGTGGCTGA